Below is a window of bacterium DNA.
GGAGACGTCGTACCACATGATGTCAATCTTGCCGTAGTTGGTGCACAGCTCCCGGATCTGCCCGTGGATGTAGTCTATGAAGCGCCGCCGCGACTTCTCGTTGAGCTTGCACTTGGCACCATCGGGATGGTGCCAGTCCATCAGCGAGTAGTAGAACCCGACCTTGAGCCCCTCGGCGTGGCAGGCCTCGACATACTCGGCCACGAGGTCGCGCTTGGGGCCGCGCTGCTTGGCGTTGTAGTCGGTCAGCGCGCTGTCGAACAGGCAGAAGCCCTCATGGTGCTTGGTGGTCATTACCATGTAGCGCTGTCCGGCGGCCTTGGCGAGCTTGGCCCACTTGCGTGCCGGCCACGGCCCCGGCTTGAAGCTGTCGGCCAGCTTCTCATACTCCGCCAGCGGAATGCGCTCGCGGTTCATGACCCATTCGTGGCGTCCGAGCTGCGAGTACAGTCCCCAGTGGATGAACATCCCGAACCGCGCCTGACGGAACCACGCCAGACGACGCTCGCGATCCTGCTCGACAGTGAGTGGCTTCTTGGCTGGCATTCTGACCATCCTCTTCGGTCATGTTCGGCGCTTGGGTCGGGGGTTCAAACCCCCGCCTATGGGGAGCGCCCGGAGACCGCAAGCGGTCTCAGCGGGGCGTGAAGGACACGTCGTACGGTCGCACTGGGTGTGACCGTATCAGTTGCAGTCACCGCACAGGCCGCCGCGGCACCGAACTCGGGAGCCATTGCTCATGTGCGAAGCATAGACCCGCGGCGAGTGCTGGAGATCCTGATCCTCAGGATGCCCCCACCGTGGCAGGTACATGATCATCTCCTCCAGGTTCTGAAGAGCGTCGTTGGAAGCCGCGTACGGCTCCAGATCCCCGCCTCGGACAGTCAGACACGCCGCGACTCTGCCCTGCGGCCAATAGACAGCCACGATGTGGTCGGTCTCGATCGTGACTTTGTCTAGGAACACTGCCGCCTGCCGCTGCCACTTCGCCACCTCACGCCGCGTCTCGCGCCTCGTGATGATGAACACGGTGACCGGCTCGCCGCGCGGTTCAGCGGTCTCTCGGCTCAGGCACTCGCGCCAAGCGTCGCACGTCTGGTCGCCTTCCCAGGTCTCACATATCTCCTGCTTGTCCGAGTCGTAGATAAGGGCGTCCCCCCAAAGCCACATCGGAGCCTTCCCGCTGCCCCATGGGTTCTTCACAGGGTACTTCTCCAGCTTGCCGGGCCTGTAGTGTGCGGCGAGAGCGAGGCGCTGTTCGCTCGGCAGCCGCTTGGCTCCCCTCATGCTCGTGAGGGCCGCGTTGACGATGGGCCACTCCACAGCCTGCTTGTGGGCATCCGGGGCCGCGGGGGGCGTGTAGGTGACGCGAGGTGCGGTCTGCTGGACGCCGTGCCGTCGCTGCTCCGACACCACGAACCAGTTGGCAGCGAACACGAGGCCGATGAAGGCGGCGATGGCCACGCCGCATGTCTTGAGGTCTTGCACCTGACGGCCTCCTTGCGGGCTCTACACTCTCCCCCCACTCACAATCTCCTCCACGAAGTCCAGCAGCTTCCCAAAGGACGGATGCTTCGGCGGGTCGTTGTTCCATTCCCGCGCAAAGCGCGCGTGCGTGTTCCATTCGTCCTGATAGCGGGCGATCTCCTGCTTGATCGCCTCGTGATCCACCTCGTCCAGGTCGAACCGCCGTGGGCAGAGCGTGTCCTCTTTGTGCTTGACGACATCGCCCTGGTCGGTGAAGGGATAGACGCGGCAGGTCCCGGGCCGCAGGTCGTAGATCCCACAGCGCCGGTGGCCGCCGATGTCCAGCAGGAAGGAGCAGCCTCGGTCCGCGCCGTCGGGCGGGAGCAGGGCCAGGGCGATAGGCTGCTTGCGGATGAAGAAGGCGAAGGGCTTCTCCCGGGGGTCCTCGTCCACGTAGCGCGCGAGGAAGTCATGCACGGGCAGGTCGAGGGCGCGATGGATGCGGGCCACATCCACGACGTTGAGCGTCACGGCCAGGTCGGTGCAACAGGCGCCGGGGCACATCTGGCAGGGGTTCGGGTGGGTCTTGGGCATGGGTCTCCGTGATCCGCAGTGACGTGTCGCGTGTCGCACGCTTCCCGAGCCGCGTGTCGCGTGGGCGCGCGTGTCCTCACGCGCGCAACCTCCGCGGCCAACGTCGCGCGCGTGAGGACACGCGCGCCCACGCGGACCGTGGCCTACACACCGATCTGCCGCCGCGCCTCCGCCACGACCGCCTCCACTGCCCGCTTCTCCTCGTCGGTCAACGGGCACTGGTTCTCGGCCTCGGCGGCAACGCGCCTGGCCTTGGCGCGGGCGTTGTCAATCATCGTCCGCGGGTCCTGCGCCCAGGCCATCGGTACGCGGCGATCCACCAACTCCGGCAGCCACAGCTCCTCGCGGAAGTGCCGGGCCGTGTGGTCCTGGTTCAGGAAGTACGCCCCTTTCGGGGCGATCTCGCAGATGACTTCTTCGGCCAGCTTCTCCGCCCCCACGGCGATCCCCTGCAGCAGGCGCTCGAAGTAGCCCATCAGCTCGAGGTCGAGCATGAGCTGGGTTACGCTGCCGATATCCGAGAAGGCCGTCACGCCGAGAGACCCCCAGCCGCGCACCCCGCCGCAGATGCCCCACATGCACGACAGCGCCTTCTCCATGACCGCCTGCGCATCGGGGCGCTTGCTGGCCGTGCCCGGTCCGCCAAAGCCGTGAAACTCCCCGCCGAACACATACGCCCCCATCTGGCGCGCCCCCAGGGCCAGCAGGTCCATGTCCGGTCCGCTCTGGGTGTGGATGCCCACCTTCATGTCGAAGGGGCAGGGGTGGGCGATCCAGCCGATGAGCCGGTCGTCGAGCGCCAGACTGATGACATTGCACGCCAGCACCTCGGCCGTGCACTGCACCAGCGCCCCGGCCAGTGTCACCGGTGTGGCCGTCCCGGCCACGGGCATCGTCATCATGTTGAACGGCTGCCCCAACAGCTCCCGCGCCTTCAGCCCCACCTCGACGTTCTCGCGGGTGATCATGAAGGGGGTGTTGACCCAGCACTTGGCGACGAACGCCGGGGCGCGCTTTGCCTGCTCCGGCGAGCCGCTGC
It encodes the following:
- a CDS encoding YkgJ family cysteine cluster protein encodes the protein MPKTHPNPCQMCPGACCTDLAVTLNVVDVARIHRALDLPVHDFLARYVDEDPREKPFAFFIRKQPIALALLPPDGADRGCSFLLDIGGHRRCGIYDLRPGTCRVYPFTDQGDVVKHKEDTLCPRRFDLDEVDHEAIKQEIARYQDEWNTHARFAREWNNDPPKHPSFGKLLDFVEEIVSGGRV
- a CDS encoding trimethylamine methyltransferase family protein, giving the protein MHLLTHTMSVLNEPEMEQIWQAALRVWARVPLRVQAPEEFLQPLRDLGCTIDGERVSFPEPVRDLVLGRIEQSRQERGPCRPAEVTTNELSYAASGQALVCCDLETEALRPATTADLAQWSRICDHFPRLGRAHPTFIPQDVPPQICDLHTFATNLLNSKRATTVSVYNADLLPYFLELQAISSGSPEQAKRAPAFVAKCWVNTPFMITRENVEVGLKARELLGQPFNMMTMPVAGTATPVTLAGALVQCTAEVLACNVISLALDDRLIGWIAHPCPFDMKVGIHTQSGPDMDLLALGARQMGAYVFGGEFHGFGGPGTASKRPDAQAVMEKALSCMWGICGGVRGWGSLGVTAFSDIGSVTQLMLDLELMGYFERLLQGIAVGAEKLAEEVICEIAPKGAYFLNQDHTARHFREELWLPELVDRRVPMAWAQDPRTMIDNARAKARRVAAEAENQCPLTDEEKRAVEAVVAEARRQIGV